The Geotoga petraea genome has a window encoding:
- a CDS encoding MBL fold metallo-hydrolase, translated as MKLDVILPGSTIWIPERVQGSYSTVAMLYDESHKILIDPSHEGSMRFLEEQFNERNLKPEEITEVLLTHFHLDHAANSKFFKNASVYVHEKYRNKPYSNFGIFSGQAYQEMYDQVSKRDILIKDGDRLFDCIDVIYTPYHSSEHCSFFVETDNMGKVFFPGDICMTRIELYDVLRGLRTDKVAEIVKEYYDKSDYIIFTHDSPYRIDK; from the coding sequence TTGAAATTAGATGTAATTTTACCTGGAAGTACTATTTGGATTCCAGAGAGGGTTCAAGGAAGTTATTCTACAGTTGCGATGCTATATGATGAAAGTCATAAAATATTGATAGATCCAAGTCATGAAGGTTCAATGAGATTTTTAGAAGAACAGTTCAACGAAAGAAATTTAAAGCCTGAAGAAATAACTGAAGTTTTGTTAACACATTTTCATTTGGACCATGCAGCAAATTCTAAGTTTTTTAAGAATGCTTCTGTGTATGTTCATGAAAAATACAGAAATAAACCTTATTCTAATTTCGGTATTTTTTCTGGACAAGCTTACCAAGAGATGTATGATCAGGTTAGTAAAAGAGACATATTGATTAAAGATGGAGACAGACTTTTTGATTGTATAGATGTTATATACACTCCTTACCATTCTTCTGAACATTGTTCTTTTTTTGTTGAAACAGATAATATGGGGAAAGTATTTTTCCCTGGAGATATTTGCATGACAAGAATAGAGTTGTATGACGTATTGAGAGGGCTAAGAACTGATAAAGTAGCTGAGATTGTAAAAGAATATTACGATAAATCAGATTATATTATTTTTACGCATGACAGCCCTTACAGAATAGATAAATAA